A genomic segment from Aspergillus puulaauensis MK2 DNA, chromosome 1, nearly complete sequence encodes:
- the flbA gene encoding developmental regulator FlbA (BUSCO:EOG092621F2;~COG:T;~EggNog:ENOG410PJRS;~InterPro:IPR036305,IPR036388,IPR016137,IPR036390, IPR000591;~PFAM:PF00615,PF00610;~go_process: GO:0035556 - intracellular signal transduction [Evidence IEA]), with translation MPTISAAPLNQGSPPSSQLQYQPQSSPSSAAVVSIPSSSSTVDFGLPTFTSTSSFISSDIPATASSPAATASTTGLTGSVIGSISRRNRRSFAALAREKTSSALANLSAIGSNANYPLRQSASSGSLQKHSRKASQLSAGETPLSPPLSDGSASSEQSTSAQFDSISAVTEQPSSSADRRRQTIQLIPPISEQRPNSAVSFSPAKMHQTSSRLLRMTEDDRPFTKDFMDLFSTLMVSLKLDSHRVRFTKYDHTFTSEEAINNLGSLKFSQSNRMPDPKDPSRIVTTTTTTTFSMAKEMARSVCQRFVDARFIESVDGKYSHTFPLKGAVYQLTPKGINILQRFCQRNGITARHVIDVLESPRNTMQLVNLERDTETDKLSHDRATIEVIFRRFAGQDGPNVKSSVSSSDSDSLSDYSNGLVGVKMARERKIGDKMFSNTFTGKGAVDWLMDCSTTIEPRETVLIAELFVKYGLMTVLQEDRSIPQMENSLVAFQPSKNAIYSITERGQRVCGWIARDSKIRETPYDSRGIPRDSNNARLNHILQDPALRLLFREFLRFSLCEENLSFYIDVSEFTSQYHKYDKVGHFKKPDAVRETLAAAYGLYNAFLAPGSPCELNIDHALRNSLASRMTKAVGDDDSMLKSLQEVVQLFEMAQTSVFKLMSSDSVPKFLRDPKYSAILQEHDVDDLIGTGSRSYSPTPAPLPERSMSRSARS, from the exons ATGCCAACCATATCTGCCGCTCCCCTCAACCAAGGatcccctccctcttcccaaCTTCAATATCAGCCTCagtcctccccttcttctgcGGCTGTTGTCTCTatcccttcctcttcttcaacggtcGACTTCGGTCTCCCAACTTTCACTTCTACCtcatccttcatctcctccgaCATCCCCGCTACTGCGAGTTCTCCGGCCGCCACCGCGTCCACAACCGGCTTGACAGGTTCAGTAATCGGCTCGATCTCCAGACGGAATCGACGCTCTTTTGCTGCTCTCGCTCGCGAAAAGACCTCCAGTGCCCTTGCGAACCTCTCAGCAATCGGCTCGAACGCGAATTACCCTCTCCGCCAATCCGCCTCGTCCGGCAGCCTGCAGAAGCATTCGCGAAAAGCATCTCAACTCAGCGCAGGTGAAACACCCCTCTCCCCGCCATTGTCCGACGGCAGCGCCAGCAGTGAACAATCGACCTCTGCCCAATTCGATTCCATATCTGCAGTGACCGAGCAGCCCAGCTCTTCAGCAGATCGGCGCCGCCAGACCATCCAACTGATCCCACCCATCTCTGAACAAAGACCGAATTCCGCGGTCAGCTTTTCCCCGGCCAAGATGCATCAAACATCGTCTAGGCTGCTACGTATGACGGAAGATGATCGTCCTTTTACAAAG GATTTTATGGACCTGTTCTCTACCCTCATGGTCAGCTTGAAATTGGATTCGCACCGCGTACGCTTCACGAAATATGACCACACATTCACATCAGAGGAAGCCATCAATAACCTGGGCTCCCTTAAATTCTCCCAATCAAACCGAATGCCAGACCCGAAAGACCCCTCTCGCATCGTTACAACCACCACAACGACAACCTTCTCAATGGCCAAGGAGATGGCTCGTTCGGTATGTCAGCGGTTTGTTGATGCCCGGTTCATTGAGTCCGTTGATGGAAAATACTCGCACACTTTTCCGTTGAAAGGTGCTGTGTATCAACTTACCCCCAAGGGCATCAACATCCTACAAAGATTTTGCCAAAGAAACGGTATCACCGCGCGCCATGTGATTGACGTCCTGGAGTCGCCCCGTAACACGATGCAACTGGTCAACCTGGAACGTGATACCGAAACCGACAAGCTTTCCCACGATCGAGCAACAATTGAGGTTATTTTCCGGCGATTTGCAGGACAGGACGGGCCCAACGTGAAAAGCAGCGTCTCCAGCTCAGATTCTGACTCGCTCAGTGACTATTCAAATGGCTTGGTTGGCGTGAAAATGGCCAGAGAACGCAAAATTGGCGATAAAATGTTTTCCAACACTTTCACAGGAAAGGGCGCTGTTGACTGGTTGATGGACTGTTCGACGACCATTGAACCCCGGGAAACGGTTCTGATTGCGGAGCTTTTCGTCAAGTATGGCCTGATGACGGTACTACAAGAGGACCGTTCTATCCCCCAGATGGAGAACTCCTTGGTTGCTTTTCAACCATCCAAAAACGCGATATACAGTATCACTGAGCGTGGCCAACGAGTTTGCGGGTGGATTGCGCGCGACAGCAAGATTCGCGAAACACCTTATGACAGTCGTGGAATCCCAAGGGATTCTAACAATGCGCGCCTGAACCATATTTTGCAAGATCCTGCTTTGCGCCTGCTGTTCCGAGAATTTCTCCGCTTCTCGCTTTGTGAAGAGAATCTCTCGTTCTATATCGATGTCTCTGAATTTACTTCCCAGTACCATAAATATGACAAGGTGGGCCATTTCAAAAAGCCCGATGCTGTACGGGAAACGCTGGCGGCAGCTTACG GTCTCTACAACGCCTTTTTGGCGCCCGGCTCTCCCTGCGAGCTCAACATTGACCACGCGCTCCGTAATAGTTTGGCTAGCCGCATGACGAAAGCAGTGGGAGATGACGATTCAATGCTCAAGAGCCTTCAAGAAGTGGTGCAGCTGTTCGAGATGGCGCAGACATCGGTATTCAAGTTGATGTCAAGT GATTCTGTCCCTAAATTCTTGCGCGACCCGAAATACTCTGCGATTCTCCAGGAGCACGACGTGGATGACTTAATTGGTACTGGTTCAAGATCTTACTCGCCTACACCTGCACCCCTTCCGGAACGATCGATGAGCCGCTCAGCACGTTCATGA
- the gtmA gene encoding gliotoxin thiomethyltransferase (COG:S;~EggNog:ENOG410PRAD;~InterPro:IPR029063,IPR041698;~PFAM:PF13649,PF08242,PF08241,PF13847), which yields MATRELSNMFQSKDFASRYRLAEKITGLFARPLINQSGIASYAKRPVILDNACGTGVISSVLNSTLSDQIKKDWELTCGDLSQPMVEHTQQRAIEEGWHNAEVKIVNTQEMNLPSSYYTHIYTAFAIPMIPDTDAALKECLRILQPGGTYASTNWKTTPQIAMTFSALESLSSELPLPDAEEFQKGLYKGWDSESNVKSVLEEAGFTDVNVTAVTDHVSVPIAEFVDLNMTFLPAILGQFWTEEQREKHAGRAPDVMRQSLEEKFGVDGMVPLGPTAIVVTARKP from the exons ATGGCAACTCGTGAACTTTCCAACATGTTCCAATCCAAAGACTTTGCTAGTCGCTACAGGCTTGCGGAGAAGATCACTGGGCTTTTCGCTCGCCCATTGATCAACCAATCGGGCATTGCATCCTATGCGAAACGGCCCGTCATCCTTGACAATGCCTGTGGCACAGGGGTTATTTCCAGTGTTCTCAATAGCACACTCAGTGACCAGATTAAGAAAGACTGGGAGCTGACCTGCGGCGACTTATCTCAACCCATGGTCGAGCATACTCAGCAACGGGCCATAGAGGAAGGATGGCACAACGCGGAAGTGAAGATCGTGAACACACAAGAGATGAATCTTCCCAGCTCATATTATACGCATATCTATACTGCTTTTG CAATCCCTATGATCCCTGATACCGATGCCGCATTGAAAG AATGTCTCCGAATCCTCCAGCCAGGAGGTACATATGCATCCACTAACTGGAAGACAA CTCCCCAAATAGCGATGACGTTCTCCGCTCTCGAATCCCTCTCATCGGAACTCCCTCTCCCCGATGCTGAGGAATTCCAAAAAGGCCTTTACAAAGGCTGGGACTCCGAATCTAATGTCAAATCCGTGCTCGAAGAGGCAGGGTTCACGGACGTCAACGTCACAGCCGTAACGGACCACGTTTCAGTGCCCATTGCGGAATTCGTGGATCTGAATATGACATTCCTACCCGCTATCTTGGGGCAGTTCTGGACAGAAGAACAGCGTGAAAAGCACGCGGGGCGTGCTCCTGATGTGATGAGGCAGTCGCTGGAAGAGaagtttggtgttgatgggaTGGTGCCGCTTGGTCCAACTGCCATTGTTGTTACTGCGAGGAAACCGTGA
- the GDI1 gene encoding secretory pathway gdp dissociation inhibitor (BUSCO:EOG09262739;~COG:O;~EggNog:ENOG410PHJ6;~InterPro:IPR018203,IPR036188,IPR000806;~PFAM:PF00996;~go_function: GO:0005092 - GDP-dissociation inhibitor activity [Evidence IEA];~go_function: GO:0005093 - Rab GDP-dissociation inhibitor activity [Evidence IEA];~go_process: GO:0007264 - small GTPase mediated signal transduction [Evidence IEA];~go_process: GO:0015031 - protein transport [Evidence IEA]) yields MDDISPEYDVVVLGTGLTECVLSGVLSVKGNKVLHIDRNDHYGGEAASVNIETLFKKYGNVPAGQEPWKKYGRVNDWNVDLVPKLLMANGELTNILVSTDVTRYLEFKQIAGSYVQQGKGPKATVAKVPSDAGEALRSSLMGMFEKRRAKKFLEWVGEFKPEDPATHQGLNIATCTMKDVYDKFSLEDNTRDFVGHSMALFQTDEYINAPGTATDAINRIRLYVNSMARYGKSPYIYPLYGLGELPQGFARLSAIYGGTYMLNTDIDEVLYDGSGKVSGIKATMKDREDNGETMKFETKTKKIIADPSYFPGKVSVTGYLLKAICILKHPVDKTDGSDSLQLIIPQSQVGRKRDIYIAVVSSAHNVCPKGYYIAIVSTIAETDANHHLELEPGFERLGEIEEKFFGPPIPLYTPLEDGRKDNIYISKSYDATSHFETTTDDVRDVYQRAAGEELVVEGLREGQTLAEE; encoded by the exons ATGGATGATATTTCCCCCGAATACGATGTGGTCGTCCTCGGCACCG GCCTGACGGAGTGTGTCCTTTCTGG TGTTCTCAGTGTCAAGGGCAACAAGGTGCTCCATATCGATCGCAATGATCACTACGGAGG CGAGGCTGCCTCTGTGAACATTGAGACT CTTTTCAAGAAATACGGCAACGTCCCCGCCGGCCAGGAGCCCTGGAAGAAGTATGGCCGCGTCAACGACTGGAACGTGGATCTGGTGCCTAAGCTGCTGATGGCAAATGGCGAGTTGACGAATATTCTGGTTTCTACCGACGTTACGAGATACCTTGAGTTCAAGCAAATTGCCGGTAGCTACGTCCAACAAGGAAAGGGTCCCAAGGCCACTGTGGCCAAGGTGCCTTCCGATGCAGGTGAAGCTCTGCGCTCATCTCTCATGGGCATGTTCGAGAAGCGTCGGGCTAAGAAGTTCCTGGAATGGGTTGGTGAATTCAAGCCTGAAGACCCTGCTACTCACCAAG GCTTGAACATCGCTACATGCACAATGAAGGATGTCTACGACAAATTCTCGCTGGAGGACAACACTCGTGACTTCGTTGGCCACTCCATGGCTCTTTTCCAGACTGACGAGTACATCAACGCCCCCGGAACTGCCACCGACGCCATCAACCGTATCCGTCTCTATGTGAACTCGATGGCCCGGTACGGAAAGTCCCCATACATCTACCCTCTATATGGTCTGGGAGAGCTTCCTCAGGGTTTCGCTCGCCTTTCCGCCATCTACGGAGGTACCTACATGCTCAACACCGATATCGACGAGGTTCTCTACGATGGCAGCGGCAAGGTCTCCGGCATCAAGGCTACGATGAAAGACCGCGAGGACAATGGCGAGACCATGAAGTTCGAAACCAAGACGAAGAAAATCATTGCAGACCCCTCCTACTTCCCCGGCAAGGTTTCCGTTACTGGCTACCTGCTGAAGGCAATTTGCATTCTGAAGCACCCCGTAGACAAGACTGATGGCAGCGACTCTCTTCAGCTGATTATCCCCCAATCTCAGGTTGGACGCAAGCGCGATATTTACATTGCCGTGGTCTCATCGGCGCACAACGTCTGCCCCAAGGGATACTACATTGCCATCGTCTCCACGATTGCCGAGACGGATGCCAACCACCACCTCGAACTGGAGCCAGGGTTTGAGCGCCTTGGTGAAATCGAAGAGAAGTTCTTCGGACCACCCATTCCTCTGTACACTCCTCTTGAGGATGGCCGGAAAGACAACATCTACATCTCCAAGAGCTACGACGCCACATCTCACTTCGAGACCACAACTG ATGATGTGCGGGACGTTTACCAACGTGCGGCTGGTGAAGAGCTTGTCGTTGAAGGGCTCCGGGAAGGCCAGACGCTTGCAGAGGAGTAG
- a CDS encoding PaaI family thioesterase (COG:S;~EggNog:ENOG410PQMP;~InterPro:IPR029069,IPR003736,IPR039298,IPR006683;~PFAM:PF03061;~go_function: GO:0047617 - acyl-CoA hydrolase activity [Evidence IEA]), protein MASTIAGVVLPDRPLTEFEEHVYSLAQQFATKTDGEERWGIDTSALNLTFHSASPEPNAEITFLLTIAPKHCNYLGNLHGGCAATLFDTLSSMILLGVSKPGFFQLGGVSRHLDVTYLRPVPAGTQVKLVSRVVNIGKRLALMRSEIVRIDTGAVCMVSDHEKANTDPDVKL, encoded by the exons atgGCAAGCACAATAGCCGGCGTCGTCCTCCCTGACAGACCTCTTACCGAATTTGAAGAGCACGTATACAGCCTCGCCCAGCAGTTCGCAACGAAAacagatggagaagag CGCTGGGGCATCGACACCTCCGCCCTAAACCTAACATTCCACTCCGCTTCCCCAGAACCAAACGCCGAAATCACCTTCCTGCTGACCATCGCTCCCAAGCACTGCAACTACCTCGGCAACCTGCACGGCGGGTGCGCAGCGACGCTCTTCGACACGCTCTCGTCGATGATCCTGCTGGGGGTGTCGAAGCCAGGCTTTTTCCAGCTGGGAGGGGTCAGTCGGCATTTGGATGTGACATACCTGCGGCCTGTGCCGGCGGGGACGCAGGTGAAGCTGGTCTCGAGGGTGGTGAATATTGGGAAGAGGTTAGCGCTTATGAGGTCGGAGATTGTGAGGATTGATACCGGGGCTGTTTGTATGGTTTCGGATCATGAGAAGGCGAATACGGATCCGGATGTTAAgttatag
- the mrpl4 gene encoding mitochondrial 54S ribosomal protein uL29m (BUSCO:EOG09264BWL;~COG:J;~EggNog:ENOG410PJ4W;~InterPro:IPR010729,IPR038340;~PFAM:PF06984;~go_component: GO:0005761 - mitochondrial ribosome [Evidence IEA];~go_function: GO:0003735 - structural constituent of ribosome [Evidence IEA];~go_process: GO:0006412 - translation [Evidence IEA]): MHRQSVVRLARQYGAFPLAELPPPYLAPSLHFPLNRSSVQSSNFSSTAPAAGKGRDLNKARAVSAIHRTGPRFRLGASKYPLPKPVSPEKLEKRESSPNHGLWGFFPKDRQPLSTPEYDNAHGRSWSIQELREKSWEDLHCLWWVCVKERNRIATSNLERKRLKAGYGEWEAQQRAQVIRVTQNGIRHVLRERWYAWEDAQKLYEKGYRPQNEDSEESA, translated from the exons ATGCATCGCCAATCCGTTGTGCGGCTGGCTCGCCAGTATGGAGCCTTCCCGCTGGCTGAATTACCGCCGCCGTATCTTGCGCCCTCCCTTCACTTCCCCCTGAACCGGTCGTCAGTCCAGAGCTCGAACTTTTCTTCCACCGCACCGGCTGCTGGCAAAGGTCGCGACCTGAACAAAGCCCGTGCTGTATCTGCAATCCACCGGACCGGACCGAGATTCAGATTGGGCGCATCGAAATACCCATTGCCCAAGCCTGTTTCGCCCGAAAAGCTTGAGAAACGCGAGTCTTCCCCGAACCATGGGCTATGGGGCTTCTTCCCCAAGGATCGTCAGCCACTGAGCACGCCGGAATATGACAATGCGCACG GTCGGTCGTGGTCCATCCAAGAACTCCGCGAAAAGTCCTGGGAGGACCTCCACTGTTTGTGGTGGGTCTGTGTCAAGGAGCGCAATCGCATAGCCACTTCCAACCTCGAAAGGAAGCGCCTGAAGGCAGGTTACGGAGAATGGGAAGCTCAACAGCGGGCTCAAGTG ATCCGTGTTACGCAGAATGGTATCAGGCACGTCCTTCGTGAGAGGTGGTATGCTTGGGAGGATGCTCAGAAGCTCTACGAGAAGGGATACCGCCCCCAAAACGAGGATAGCGAAGAGTCGGCATAA
- a CDS encoding NOT2/NOT3/NOT5 family protein (COG:D,K;~EggNog:ENOG410PJGM;~InterPro:IPR007282,IPR040168,IPR038635;~PFAM:PF04153;~go_component: GO:0030015 - CCR4-NOT core complex [Evidence IEA];~go_process: GO:0006355 - regulation of transcription, DNA-templated [Evidence IEA]) yields MNRPGPGPQPLRAMSGFPAQQQAQARNATLASTRLPNGKISSGANWNFNMPVSGTPGIQGNQQRNIGTMGTFAQSLSGSNPGTPIDLSDFPSLSGAPSQSQAQNQAHLVWANASQRGVQQTPVQRQQHPTSQPPSRGPQTQTQLPQPQNQPSHDDLFPSGSQFANRLDDYRNGGQGISGQLGGGAQPQPGNIDEFPPLGRNVPAEIGQDRRSSLMQGAGFGAFNTNLPFAGVNQSQSAQSRNLMASAISGQERITSPVAAGSTGISSSRSPVNQASNGILGQEKNEQSGSVITGQQQPIPAAPGLSRPSQDSGAEQQPLAEMSELDKFGLAGLLRMIHSDSADVASLAVGQDLMTLGLDLNQPEPLHSTFVSPFVASVPGVPLEQDFALPGCYSVANVQPLQSRIPSFSDETLFYIFYSMPRDAMQEIAAEELMGRKWRYHKIERCWLTRDEAYPGPVDVERGVSERGVYLLWDPATWKKVRREFILRYEDLDNRMDPSRTLSRVGFPQHGS; encoded by the exons ATGAATAGGCCAG GGCCAGGACCACAACCCCTACGGGCGATGTCAGGGTTCCCCGCacagcaacaagctcaagctcgaAATGCGACTTTGGCCTCAACACGCTTGCCCAACGGTAAAATAA GTAGCGGAGCGAACTGGAATTTCAATATGCCCGTCAGTGGGACACCGGGGATACAGGGTAACCAGCAACGTAACATCGGAACAATGGGAACTTTTGCGCAGAGCCTCAGCGGATCTAACCCGGGGACCCCGATTGATCTATC CGACTTCCCTTCATTATCTGGAGCACCGTCGCAGTCGCAGGCCCAGAACCAGGCGCATTTGGTATGGGCGAATGCTAGCCAGCGTGGCGTGCAACAAACCCCAGTTCAAAGACAGCAACATCCAACCTCGCAACCCCCTTCGCGCGGCCCACAAACGCAAACTCAACTCCCACAACCACAAAACCAACCATCGCACGATGACTTATTCCCGTCCGGCTCTCAGTTTGCCAACCGGTTAGACGATTACAGAAACGGCGGCCAAGGTATCAGCGGACAGTTGGGCGGAGGCGCACAACCGCAGCCGGGGAATATTGATGAATTCCCTCCGCTTGGCCGGAACGTCCCCGCAGAAATCGGCCAAGACCGCAGAAGCTCACTGATGCAAGGCGCTGGGTTCGGGGCGTTCAATACAAACCTGCCCTTCGCGGGTGTCAACCAAAGCCAGTCAGCTCAAAGTCGAAACTTGATGGCGAGTGCGATTAGCGGTCAGGAACGGATAACGTCACCAGTGGCCGCGGGGTCAACAG GAATTTCATCGTCACGATCGCCAGTTAATCAAGCATCCAACGGTATTCTAGGACAAGAGAAGAACGAACAAAGCGGCTCCGTGATAACtggccaacaacaaccgataccagcagcaccagggCTGAGCCGACCATCACAGGATTCCGGGGCCGAACAACAACCTCTAGCTGAAATGAGCGAGCTTGACAAATTCGGGCTGGCAGGTCTTCTCCGGATGATCCATAGTGATAGTGCCGATGTCGCTAGCCTCGCGGTTGGGCAAGATCTAATGACATTGGGGTTAGATCTGAATCAACCAGA GCCACTGCACTCGACTTTCGTTTCTCCCTTTGTCGCATCTGTGCCGGGCGTACCGTTGGAACAGGATTTCGCTCTCCCGGGTTGCTATAGTGTGGCAAACGTTCAACCTCTGCAGTCAAGAATCCCCAGTTTCAGTGATGAGACTTTATTCTACATCTTCTACAGTATGCCTCGAGATGCCATGCAAGAAATCGCGGCGGAAGAACTCATGGGTCGCAAATGGCGGTATCACAAGATTGAGCGATGCTGGTTAACGCGGGATGAAGCGTACCCTGGGCCCGTGGATGTGGAACGAGGAGTCAGTGAACGGGGAGTCTATCTGTTATGGGATCCCGCCACGTGGAAGAAAGTTAGG CGCGAGTTCATTCTTCGCTACGAGGATTTGGACAACCGAATGGATCCAAGCCGCACGCTTTCGCGAGTCGGCTTCCCGCAGCATGGGTCATGA
- the CDC73 gene encoding CDC73 C-terminal domain-containing protein (BUSCO:EOG09263UWJ;~COG:K;~EggNog:ENOG410PK36;~InterPro:IPR031336,IPR038103,IPR007852;~PFAM:PF05179;~go_component: GO:0016593 - Cdc73/Paf1 complex [Evidence IEA];~go_process: GO:0006368 - transcription elongation from RNA polymerase II promoter [Evidence IEA];~go_process: GO:0016570 - histone modification [Evidence IEA]) encodes MATDPSLQDPLLALRRAIAAGNLPTATTSSELSTDNATEDLAKATHLYFQHPLPQSLALNTPTRFISSDSPVDLRGIFFAYQKKDVAIPEYITSVQELNEALKQKERGEGTPEERAQNLSFVERLDLITWLEGASDDSEYIKPLEGVAGVPSSAAQVQASANVGSVATGVSTAPSGAPAPGAAAGKAGKVIDPRLQEIYNGERKLGDRNSVLRGIKQTDFSHVRKVAETFLGRNRSRTSQYPPGAKPGAKPHAMVPAPSAGLSQPRKGSSKTQDPIILLSPSASSLIRMSNVRSFLGDGVFVPPDHATLAMPSASSNILYINRPLGISDPSSSSRAVGSQSQSRKPTRFILVDSTANFKPDYWQRLVAVFTTGQTWQFKSYKWSSPPELFKHASGIYVGWRGEDTPREVRGWGRGVRSFAVERWDEKGGVNGAGRWRDREVVEGIWTAIEEGMKLRGWGSK; translated from the exons ATGGCTACCGATCCTTCCCTCCAGGACCCCCTTCTGGCCCTCCGTCGCGCCATTGCAGCTGGCAACCTACCCACTGCGACGACATCCTCCGAGCTCTCGACCGATAACGCAACTGAAGATCTGGCTAAAGCAACCCATTTGTACTTCCAGCATCCACTACCCCAGTCACTCGCGCTAAACACGCCGACTCGATTCATCTCGTCCGACTCCCCTGTTGACCTCCGCGGTATCTTCTTCGCATATCAGAAAAAGGATGTTGCGATTCCCGAATATATCACCTCGGTGCAGGAGCTGAATGAGGCACTGAAACAGAAGGAGCGCGGCGAGGGGACACCAGAAGAAAGGGCGCAGAATTTGTCGTTTGTTGAGCGCTTGGATTTGATTACATGGCTGGAGGGCGCTTCGGACGACAGTGAATATATCAAGCCCCTTGAGGGGGTTGCAGGTGTTCCCTCGTCGGCGGCCCAAGTTCAGGCCTCTGCCAATGTTGGCTCTGTTGCCACAGGTGTATCTACTGCTCCCAGTGGCGCACCCGCTCCGGGAGCCGCAGCTGGGAAGGCTGGGAAAGTCATCGATCCTAGGCTTCAAGAAATCTACAACGGGGAGCGAAAATTGGGAGATCGCAACAGTGTTCTACGAGGGATTAAGCAGACG GACTTTTCGCATGTTCGCAAAGTCGCCGAAACCTTCCTCGGACGCAATCGATCACGGACAAGTCAATACCCCCCAGGCGCAAAGCCCGGAGCCAAACCACATGCCATGGTTCCAGCGCCATCAGCAGGCCTCTCTCAACCTCGCAAGGGCAGCTCAAAAACTCAGGatcccatcatcctcctctccccctccgcctcttccCTCATCCGCATGTCAAACGTCCGGTCGTTCCTCGGCGACGGAGTATTCGTCCCTCCCGACCACGCCACACTCGCTATGCCCAGTGCCTCCAGCAACATCTTATACATTAACCGTCCGTTAGGGATCTCCGAcccatcatcgtcatcccgCGCCGTCGGCTCGCAGAGCCAGTCCCGGAAACCCACCCGCTTCATCCTCGTAGACAGCACCGCCAACTTCAAACCCGACTACTGGCAGCGACTGgtcgccgtcttcaccaccGGCCAAACCTGGCAATTTAAGTCATACAAGTGGTCCTCACCGCCGGAACTCTTCAAGCACGCCTCAGGCATCTACGTCGGCTGGCGCGGAGAAGATACCCCCCGCGAAGTCCGAGGCTGGGGCCGCGGCGTCCGCAGCTTCGCCGTTGAACGCTGGGATGAAAAAGGTGGCGTCAACGGTGCAGGACGCTGGCGGGACCGCGAAGTCGTTGAAGGAATCTGGACTGCCATCGAGGAAGGCATGAAGCTACGAGGCTGGGGGTCTAAATAG
- a CDS encoding lytic polysaccharide monooxygenase auxiliary activity family 9 protein (CAZy:AA9;~COG:G;~EggNog:ENOG410PUSA;~InterPro:IPR005103;~PFAM:PF03443) — MSRFLLAGAFASYVVGHGHISNIIVNGVSYQGWDINSFPYMEDAPLVAAWGTPNTGGGFPTDGYSVPDIICHLNATNGEGSIPVAAGDSVNLQWTDWPETHHGPVLDYLASCGGSSCQTVDKATLKFFKISEVGLVDDSSVPGLWGTDELIENNSAWLVQIPKDIAPGNYVLRHELIALQGAHTENGAQNYMQCINLQITGSGSTQPDGVLGTELYTSTDPGILVDIYKSLTYTIPGPSLIPGATAVAQSTSAISSTGTAIVPSATSA, encoded by the coding sequence ATGTCGCGATTTCTCCTCGCAGGCGCTTTCGCCTCTTATGTCGTCGGCCACGGCCATATTTCCAATATTATAGTCAACGGCGTCTCGTATCAGGGATGGGATATCAACTCCTTTCCGTACATGGAAGATGCACCTTTGGTCGCCGCCTGGGGCACGCCCAATACTGGAGGAGGGTTTCCGACTGATGGGTACAGTGTTCCCGACATTATTTGCCATCTTAACGCGACAAACGGCGAGGGATCAATCCCAGTTGCGGCTGGCGACAGCGTCAATCTCCAATGGACGGATTGGCCCGAAACCCATCACGGGCCTGTTCTAGATTACCTTGCAAGCTGCGGCGGCTCCAGCTGCCAGACAGTTGACAAGGCAACACTGAAATTCTTCAAGATCTCCGAAGTTGGATTGGTCGACGATTCCTCTGTCCCTGGACTTTGGGGCACAGACGAGCTCATCGAGAACAACAGCGCATGGCTCGTCCAGATCCCTAAGGACATTGCGCCGGGAAACTATGTCCTGCGCCACGAGCTGATTGCGCTCCAGGGTGCGCACACTGAAAACGGGGCTCAGAACTACATGCAGTGCATTAATCTACAAATCACTGGGAGTGGATCAACGCAGCCAGATGGCGTTCTCGGCACGGAGTTGTATACTTCAACCGACCCTGGTATCTTGGTTGATATCTACAAGTCCCTGACTTATACCATCCCGGGTCCGAGTTTGATCCCTGGTGCTACTGCGGTTGCACAGTCGACTTCTGCCATTAGTTCGACTGGAACTGCAATTGTTCCTAGTGCTACATCTGCTTAG